The following DNA comes from Erigeron canadensis isolate Cc75 chromosome 3, C_canadensis_v1, whole genome shotgun sequence.
ATAATTCTAACCGGTAATATCTATAAGATGGAGATCACCAAGATGAAGATCCCTAAATTCAGAAGCTCGCTCATAAGCACTTGGAATTTGAGATGAAAGTTTAGCCAGGGCATCAAACATACCACCGTGACCCCAGTTTCCGGAATCGTCCACACAGCTGCAAGAGAACATACATTAAAGAGTAGTGTGACAGCAAGATATATACGGCAAACAAGGAAACTGAGAGTAATTATCAAGTGATAAAATTCACAAATACAGCCTCAAACAAAGAATTAAGTGCAACACCCGTGGTATAATGGTGAAACAGTACTATACATACTGCAGTAATAGATATAGGAACAGTCGTACCTGAATATGACAGAAGGTTCTGATGGACAAATTTTGGAGGGATGCGTGCAATCTCCATAAACAAAATTCACTGAACCAGAATCTGACAGCATATTGTCATCAGCAGGGGGTACAACATTCTTGACTGACAGTGACTCATATCCCTGAGCTTCCCATTTTGCTTGTTTCTTCTCCTTGGCTTTCTTCCTGGCAGACTCGGCTCTAAGATGCTTCTCCTCGAGTTTTGATCTCTTATTTGTCTCCTCCAAAGCAGAAACATCACATGTCTCTGATGTTTCTTTAAGCTTTTCCACCCAAGATAGATATGAAGCTTCATCGAGAATGGGGTCAAATTCCACAGATGTCTTTCCACCCAGTACATCCTTCAAACTAGTCTCAACCCTTGGATCCCCTGCTTCTGATGGTTCTCCATGCCGAAATGCTATTACCTTGTCAACCATAGCATTGAGTTTTGACATGTCTAGTTGACCCAAACTCTCATTGCTCTCAGTAGTGGGATCAAACATGCGTAAACCTAGGACAACAGATCGAAGATCACCAGCTGCAACTCCTACCATATCTTTGCCTTCCTTGTCTATGGCGTCATCACCTATAACATCATGGCTTAGTTGCAGCTTTCTTTCTGCTCTATGCATAATAACCTGCAATGGATATTAAATAACAAGAAGTAAAGCATGTTTAGCTTTTAACAGAGATTCTGCCTTGAGTCATGACTAATGACTCACCTCCTCCACAGTACGCTCAGTAACTAAATTTATAGACATCACATGATTCATTTGACCAATTCTATGTGCCCTCTGTAGAGCCTGCTTATCCACCTGGGGATTCCAATCCTGCTCATAAAATATAACCTGCATTTGGTATTGTCCTAAGTGAGTAGACAGGACCAACAGCTAACAATATATTTTCTACAGTCAATAGagaacaataatttaaaatgtACTCTGAAACAGCCAATAAGCTGAACCTTTCACTATAACATGTTATACTTAATGGTgcataattaatatatgttcTCCTATACGAGCTTATGATTAGGGAACTTTAGAATCGTAACTGCGACTCAAGTAAATGTcatagaaggaaaaaaaatgatattgggAAGAGTTACCGTGTCAGCAGCTACAAGATTCAAGCCAACACCTCCTGCTCTGGTGGAGATCATAAAAACAAATGCAGCGTCAGGATCAGCTTCAGAATTGGAATTTCCCAGGACCGGATGTCGACTAAAACTCCTTATTGCAGCAAAGCGCTCTTCAGCCCTAATAGATCCGTCAAGACGCTCATAAGGATATTTCCTCAACTCCATATAGTCCTGTATTTCATAATAATCCAAAGATTTAAACAAAGACAATGTGGATTATCTGCACAGTTAGAAATTCTTTTTACATCCATAAGCAACAAAAGGAAAGAAACCTGCAATACGTCAAGTGTATGTGTCATCTGTGCAAACAGAAGAACACGATGTCCGGAATTCCGTAGCTTCTGAAGTAACTGGTCCAAGACCATAAGTTTGCCACTAGCCTGAAAGAAATCACAAAAGCACACTATTGTCTCACAAATCACAACTTTGTAATACTATAAAGTACTTTTTAATGGGCAATAACTTACAATTTAATAGTTCTGATAATTTATGGCTAAAAATTATTTGTTGTTAGACTTatgaaaaaactaaatattaagcTCCATTTACAAACAGCCATTTAACAATCCCAATATGTTATGCTATCTGCTTGTACTTGTAATCAAGCAACAATATCAACACCCTTAATTTGGTAGGATACATTTATGATACCTGAACCAAGTGTTCGCCCTCTTCGTAAGGTTCAGGCTCTATACCAGCAAAGAGGTAAGGATGACTACATGCTTTACGCAACTGTATTACCTGCATAAAAGTTATAGCTTGTGCAATCAAATACTTATTCCTAGATGGAAACATAAGCTCCACATATTTTCAAACTACATAGACATTAACCGCTAGAACTAGTTTGACGACATATGGTATGGTTTAAGTAGATGCGAAAGAAACCGTACTTCTGTAACAACTGGCAGTATCGAAAAGAAAAATCCCATTTATATGCTTGAGGTATGCATAATAAGCTTAATAAGCGTGAAGTTGGCTTACCATGTTCTGCAAGGATTGCTGATTACAACTCCCAGAAGACAATGCTAGTAGTTTAGGAAGCTCCTTTCTAAGTATTGACATATACACCTTCTTCTGCAAGGTCACTAAGGGAGCCATCCTtacaaaataaaagattatgatAGTTAAACTTCCAATCACTTGCATTTTCAAATCAAAGCAGTGAAGCACGCTGGATATAGGCTTTAGGCTTTCCACTCACTCAGTGGTTTATAACTTCAAATGTTAACTACCAGTTTGAccaaatttgaaaagaaaatgagaaagCATTAAAAGGATTTCAGAAAGGGGAGCATGAGATAAAATGAGCACAAACAAAGCCATAGTAGGTAACTCACAAAGTGATTTCAGTAAGAGGAGGCAAAGATAGGGTTCCAGCCTCAATAAGCCTGGATTTTGTTCTTCGAAGCATAAAGGCCCCCAAAACATATTTTAAGCTTTTGGACTTCTCCTTTACTATTGATGCACCTCTAGCTGCTTAGAAAAGATAAGTGATTAGGCAGCATTTTAAATAAAGGAAATCATCAAAACACTCGCATaaactttcataaaagaaatgTGGTTAAATTACTgaacaattttgtttttcaaaaagtCACCCAACTACACCGTCTTATTCAAAATTCactagtaaatattttttaccATCAGCGCTGACGCGTCAGCACCAAGTAGAAACACGAGCATGCACAAAATCAACTCAACCAATAACATATTTACTTTTGAATGACACAATGCAGTTGAGTGGATTTCTTAACCACAAAAAATTATCCGTGACTTCACTGCATTTTCTTTTGTGACTTTTCTGACGATTTCCCtttaaaaagatattatatCACATAGTAAATCTTACTCAGAAAGATGCATAAGAGCAATAATATACATGGCTTAGATTTGGTCATCCAAACAATATCTTAAGTTTGAAAACATTCTAAAATGTAGAATCTAAATTAATTATGATGAAATTCTGATTGAATAACATCATGGATACATCAAACCACGACTTCTTAAAAAAGCTTTACATGCATGTCCCCTCTAATGAAACATTATAAAGGTCAAAGACAGCCATAAAAAGTTGACACCAGTGTTCTAGAAGTGTTACGGAAGTAGCAAACACCTCAGCAATCAACTTTAAGCAAATGTGACAGAAGAGAAGAAAGATACATACATCTATGAGGAGCAGGATAAGACCACATAAAGGATCTCCATCTTAGACTGACTGTACTcgattgtaaatttgtaattagTGTAGTCTAAAGGAACCTATATGTAAATCTTAACTCTTTATATCCGTTCTTACTGTCATCTATTTATACACAGAGTCAAATACACTTCCTGCGAGGATTATTACCTTCCTTAAATGTAAAAGAGAACTGCTCCAATGTCCCAAAAATTGAAGCCATACAGAATCGCATGAGTGCCCAAAGTTCAGTAAGGCTATTCTGAATAGGGGTTC
Coding sequences within:
- the LOC122593916 gene encoding probable helicase CHR10, with the protein product MNYEQRLIAAAKYVFDGDSRAAVDAEVNCSDIGVTASLKPHQVEGLSWLIRRYLIGANVILGDEMGLGKTLQAISFLSYLKLCRGIHGPFLILCPLSVTDGWVSEVAKFAPKLKVVRYVGDKQCRRALRWEMYEHVKQQPSSNVQALPFDVILTTYDIALIDQDFLSQIPWHYAVIDEAQRLKNPSSVLYNVLREHYIMPRCLLMTGTPIQNSLTELWALMRFCMASIFGTLEQFSFTFKEARGASIVKEKSKSLKYVLGAFMLRRTKSRLIEAGTLSLPPLTEITLMAPLVTLQKKVYMSILRKELPKLLALSSGSCNQQSLQNMVIQLRKACSHPYLFAGIEPEPYEEGEHLVQASGKLMVLDQLLQKLRNSGHRVLLFAQMTHTLDVLQDYMELRKYPYERLDGSIRAEERFAAIRSFSRHPVLGNSNSEADPDAAFVFMISTRAGGVGLNLVAADTVIFYEQDWNPQVDKQALQRAHRIGQMNHVMSINLVTERTVEEVIMHRAERKLQLSHDVIGDDAIDKEGKDMVGVAAGDLRSVVLGLRMFDPTTESNESLGQLDMSKLNAMVDKVIAFRHGEPSEAGDPRVETSLKDVLGGKTSVEFDPILDEASYLSWVEKLKETSETCDVSALEETNKRSKLEEKHLRAESARKKAKEKKQAKWEAQGYESLSVKNVVPPADDNMLSDSGSVNFVYGDCTHPSKICPSEPSVIFSCVDDSGNWGHGGMFDALAKLSSQIPSAYERASEFRDLHLGDLHLIDITGEHEENQTANARQLVALAVVQTYNSRRKVLRSSISIPELEQCLSKASFSAAQNSASIHMPRIGYQDGSDRSEWYSVERILRKYAALYGIKIFVYYFRRSS